A single region of the Aeromonas hydrophila subsp. hydrophila ATCC 7966 genome encodes:
- a CDS encoding chemotaxis protein CheW has product MRDTTQVRAMDDYFHSLLLDDALLLDSSDEPDSAPVIQLQRQPQPVADKVAQPYLEADQRLEQLSELLAQVGQVQFEIDALSHEEVVSEPLQIEAEDALLPVEPVWPEVMPEPAAADPATLVVTETDVALAPQEEVAPSTWENIDTGKEFQALFFEVAGVTFAVPLTELGGIHQLGEVNTLFGQPGWYKGIMTSREQKMNVVDTAQWVMPGQHLEVPDYKYLIMLGESPWGLACHHLKGTELLHRDQVKWRHQEGKRPWLAGMVKEKMCALLHVKELLLLLERGVNIEGR; this is encoded by the coding sequence ATGAGAGATACCACCCAAGTTCGGGCCATGGATGATTACTTCCACTCCCTGTTGCTGGATGATGCGCTGTTGCTGGATTCGTCCGACGAGCCTGACTCTGCCCCCGTCATCCAGTTGCAGCGTCAGCCCCAGCCGGTTGCCGATAAGGTGGCGCAACCCTATCTGGAAGCGGATCAACGGCTGGAGCAGTTGAGTGAATTGCTGGCTCAGGTCGGTCAGGTGCAGTTTGAAATCGACGCGCTGAGCCATGAAGAGGTCGTCAGCGAGCCGCTCCAGATTGAGGCAGAAGATGCCCTGCTGCCCGTCGAGCCAGTCTGGCCCGAGGTGATGCCCGAACCTGCAGCTGCGGATCCTGCCACGCTGGTGGTGACGGAAACCGATGTTGCATTGGCGCCACAGGAGGAGGTTGCACCCTCCACCTGGGAGAATATCGATACCGGCAAGGAGTTTCAGGCGCTGTTCTTTGAGGTCGCCGGTGTCACCTTTGCGGTGCCGTTGACCGAGCTTGGCGGCATTCATCAACTGGGAGAAGTGAACACCCTGTTTGGTCAGCCAGGCTGGTACAAGGGGATCATGACTTCCCGCGAACAGAAGATGAACGTGGTGGACACGGCGCAGTGGGTCATGCCCGGCCAGCATCTGGAAGTGCCTGATTACAAGTATTTGATCATGCTGGGTGAATCTCCCTGGGGACTTGCCTGCCATCATCTGAAGGGAACGGAGTTATTGCATCGTGACCAGGTCAAATGGCGCCATCAGGAGGGCAAACGCCCCTGGCTGGCGGGCATGGTCAAGGAGAAGATGTGTGCCCTGCTGCATGTGAAAGAATTGCTCCTGTTGCTGGAGCGCGGGGTCAACATAGAAGGTCGCTGA
- the ccmA gene encoding cytochrome c biogenesis heme-transporting ATPase CcmA: protein MLLQIHNLSCVREDRTLFEHLSFAVAPGDLVQIEGPNGVGKTSLLRLLTGLSQPFAGEVCWNGENIRSCRDEYHANLLYLGHQPGVKAALTPLENLAFYQKLHHAADTSVDLWRVLAQVGLAGFEDNPTGQLSAGQQRRVALARLWLSDKPALWILDEPFTAIDKQGVKVLERLFLTHAERGGMVILTTHQDMTLMQGRLKTLSLTPLLQE from the coding sequence ATGCTGCTTCAAATTCACAATCTGAGCTGCGTGCGTGAAGATCGCACTCTGTTTGAACATCTCTCCTTTGCGGTGGCTCCCGGTGATCTGGTGCAAATTGAAGGCCCCAACGGGGTAGGGAAGACCAGCCTGCTGCGCTTGCTGACCGGCTTGTCCCAACCATTTGCCGGTGAAGTGTGCTGGAATGGCGAAAATATCCGCAGTTGCCGCGATGAATATCACGCCAATCTGCTCTATCTTGGTCATCAGCCTGGCGTCAAGGCTGCCCTGACACCGCTCGAAAACCTCGCCTTTTACCAGAAGCTGCACCATGCGGCCGATACCAGCGTGGATCTGTGGCGGGTACTGGCCCAGGTCGGTTTGGCCGGGTTTGAAGACAATCCCACCGGTCAGCTCTCTGCCGGCCAGCAGCGCCGTGTCGCGTTGGCCCGTCTGTGGCTCAGCGACAAGCCGGCGCTCTGGATCCTGGATGAGCCGTTTACTGCCATCGACAAGCAGGGGGTGAAGGTGCTGGAGCGGTTGTTCCTGACCCACGCCGAACGAGGGGGCATGGTGATCCTCACCACCCATCAGGACATGACCCTGATGCAGGGACGGTTGAAGACCCTCTCTCTCACGCCCTTGCTGCAGGAGTAG
- a CDS encoding chemotaxis protein CheW has translation MTEKRNIAQNLAEDEVLQWVTFQLENETYGINVMQVQEVLRYTEIAPVPGAPEYVLGIINLRGNVVTVIDTRSRFGLPSGDVSENSRIVIIEAEKQVIGIMVDSVAEVVYLRSSEIDAAPAVGTEESAKFIQGVSNRDGQLLILVDLNKLLSDEEWEDIGSL, from the coding sequence ATGACAGAAAAGCGCAATATTGCACAGAATCTGGCCGAAGATGAAGTGCTGCAATGGGTCACCTTCCAGCTGGAAAATGAAACCTACGGCATCAACGTGATGCAGGTGCAGGAGGTGCTGCGCTACACCGAGATCGCCCCTGTGCCCGGTGCGCCCGAGTATGTACTGGGCATCATCAACCTGCGCGGCAATGTGGTGACCGTCATCGATACCCGTTCCCGTTTCGGCCTGCCCTCCGGCGATGTGAGTGAGAACTCGCGTATCGTCATCATCGAGGCGGAGAAGCAGGTGATCGGCATCATGGTCGACAGCGTGGCCGAGGTGGTCTATCTGCGCTCCTCCGAGATCGACGCGGCCCCGGCGGTGGGTACCGAAGAGAGTGCCAAGTTCATTCAGGGTGTCAGCAACCGCGATGGTCAGCTGTTGATCCTGGTCGATCTGAACAAGCTGCTCTCCGATGAAGAGTGGGAAGATATCGGTTCCCTCTGA
- the ccmB gene encoding heme exporter protein CcmB has product MLRAVMHLIHRELLMALRQRSDILNPLWFFLIVITLFPLGIGPEPKLLARIAPGIIWVAALLAAMLSLERLFRDDFGDGALEQMMLMPHPLGLLALAKVIAHWLLTGLPLLLISPLLAILLSLDMNTYLAVVATLALGTPVLSLLGAVGVALTVGLRKGGVLLSLLILPLYIPVLIFATSAIDAAGMGLPYSGQLAILGAMLAGALTLTPLAVSAALRVSVN; this is encoded by the coding sequence ATGTTGCGCGCCGTAATGCACCTGATCCACCGCGAGTTGTTGATGGCCTTGCGCCAGCGCTCTGACATCCTCAACCCGCTCTGGTTTTTCCTCATCGTCATCACCTTGTTTCCGTTAGGGATCGGCCCCGAGCCCAAGCTGCTGGCCCGCATCGCTCCCGGCATCATCTGGGTGGCCGCCCTGCTGGCGGCCATGCTGTCGCTGGAGCGGCTGTTTCGCGACGACTTCGGCGACGGTGCGCTGGAGCAGATGATGCTGATGCCCCATCCACTGGGCTTGCTGGCGTTGGCCAAAGTGATCGCTCACTGGTTGCTGACCGGCCTGCCGCTGCTGCTCATCTCCCCGTTGCTCGCCATTTTGCTGTCGCTGGACATGAACACCTATCTGGCGGTGGTCGCCACCCTGGCGCTGGGGACGCCCGTGCTGAGCCTGCTCGGGGCGGTCGGCGTCGCCCTGACGGTCGGTTTGCGCAAGGGGGGGGTACTGCTCAGCCTGCTGATCCTGCCGCTCTATATTCCGGTACTGATTTTTGCCACCTCCGCCATCGATGCGGCGGGGATGGGGCTGCCCTATTCGGGGCAGCTGGCGATTCTGGGGGCCATGCTGGCCGGTGCGTTGACCCTGACCCCACTGGCGGTCTCGGCGGCGCTGCGGGTCAGCGTGAATTGA
- a CDS encoding DUF2802 domain-containing protein has product MIEIAALGLSLLALVLALYGVIGSRRGQRESEARVETLQGQLESLRKQMMELHTGAIGMGQRLQSVEGAMQQINDRQQELTLQDPERRLYSRAAKMVELGADLDEVMNECELPKAEAELLISLRKGRS; this is encoded by the coding sequence ATGATTGAAATTGCCGCCTTGGGGTTGTCCTTGCTGGCGTTGGTGCTGGCCCTGTATGGGGTGATTGGCAGCCGACGTGGCCAGCGAGAGTCCGAGGCCAGGGTGGAGACGCTGCAAGGGCAGCTCGAGAGCCTGCGCAAGCAGATGATGGAGCTGCATACCGGGGCCATCGGCATGGGCCAGCGTCTGCAGTCCGTCGAAGGGGCCATGCAGCAGATCAACGATCGCCAGCAGGAGCTGACCCTGCAGGATCCGGAACGCCGTCTGTACAGCCGCGCCGCCAAGATGGTGGAACTTGGTGCCGACCTCGATGAGGTCATGAATGAATGTGAATTGCCTAAGGCCGAGGCTGAATTGTTGATTTCATTGCGAAAAGGCCGCTCATGA